One stretch of Euwallacea similis isolate ESF13 chromosome 6, ESF131.1, whole genome shotgun sequence DNA includes these proteins:
- the ens gene encoding MAP7 domain-containing protein 2 isoform X8, producing MMRYHNEISEHINCIRSILVKTLSQENVSKSDVLKVRQYDRDKGGSRHIDHVVDKEARLRSLKERQNEERQKKLEEIKTQALAAQRFKEQKEQERRKRLDEMRVKDDTRRHQVEERKRAINEAERDRLESIIRRNYEREARIESKRKNERSSIVFAFGSSTPRMLDPTDLSVSFWGQRRATSTQNITTTTSAGSNLTRRQSERDLDMGSKKRATSAGGLERAGETSSRPSSSMSHQSTNSVTSSVNVRHRISSAPRRPRPASIAVTGVTHDAKTATGEKPPIPKARKPLSKTNTSEKIEKIPKIRPAKSPAEETAPKVVAVDKKEATKSAPEKEIKPEPVLIKEATPPPPPAVTENKEATASAVIFQVEEQEVPQPQEPKLIETTPPPQSQIQATVREDNFVQNFINAERNASEESSNAHSAEVLVAPPTEILMQSTTVLTENKQESVESNDMSTSMSKPRITTEEEAKAAIAVKRRLIREETERQAELERQRFEAEQQAELERQQKEEEQARMLAEMQRQSEQERLQEAIREAQKREEEERLRREEEQRQKLLKEEADKKAKEEAERQKAELQKKLENEEKEREERRRRVEMIMKRTRGKANANLASQQNSQDKNENASEEKQQVNENELNVENKVNENKLNGTAKQENGTDSAATKNGKDIDVGIVDNIIPDESVKNANTVADTLNADSLNSNSTWQTSSQQYGNLVYNNNS from the exons TTGATAAAGAAGCAAGGCTGCGCTCCCTCAAAGAACGTCAGAATGAAGAACGCCAGAAGAAACTGGAGGAAATTAAAACACAAGCGTTGGCTGCACAACGATTTAAAGAGCAAAAAGAACAGGAAAGAAGAAAGCGGTTGGATGAAATGCGGGTGAAGGATGATACTAGGAGACATCAAGTTGAAGAAAGGAAACGTGCTATAAATGAAGCAGAACGAGATCGGTTGGAGTCGATCATCAGAAGAAATTACGAAAGGGAAGCAAGAATAGagtcaaaaaggaaaaatgaacGGAGCAGTATTGTGTTCGCCTTTGGGTCTTCGACACCTCGCATGCTGGATCCTACAGATTTAAGTGTGTCGTTTTGGGGGCAGCGAAGAGCTACTTCCACACAAAATATCACCACGACTACCTCAGCTGGGAGCAATCTGACCAGAAGGCAGAGCGAAAGAGATCTGGATATGGGAAGCAAAAAGAGAGCTACTTCAGCAGGTGGGCTGGAAAGAGCTGGGGAAA cCTCATCTAGGCCGAGCAGCTCTATGAGCCACCAGAGCACAAACAGCGTTACGAGTTCAGTGAATGTTAGGCATCGCATCTCAAGCGCCCCTCGCAGGCCTCGCCCCGCTAGCATTGCTGTTACTGGGGTTACACACGACGCAAAAACTGCCACGGGAGAAAAGCCGCCGATCCCCAAGGCCCGGAAACCTTTATCTAAGACAAACACGTCGGAAAAGATCgagaaaattccaaaaatcaggCCTGCCAAATCACCCGCAGAGGAAACAGCCCCTAAAGTTGTTGCGGTTGATAAAAAGGAAGCTACTAAATCAGCTCCCGAAAAAGAGATCAAGCCTGAGCCAGTGCTAATCAAGGAAGCAACTCCTCCACCTCCACCTGCAGTTACTGAAAATAA GGAAGCAACAGCATCAGCAGTGATATTTCAAGTAGAGGAGCAAGAAGTTCCTCAGCCCCAGGAACCCAAATTAATCGAAACAACGCCTCCACCTCAGTCACAAATTCAAGCAACCGTCCGTGAAGACAACTTTGTCCAAAACTTCATTAACGCTGAAAGAAATGCCTCGGAAGAATCGTCCAACGCCCATTCTGCCGAGGTTTTAGTGGCTCCACCAACCGAGATTTTAATGCAATCTACAACAGTGCTCACAGAAAACAAGCAAGAATCTGTTGAATCAAATGACATGTCAACATCCATGTCTAAGCCACGAATTACAACCGAAGAAGAGGCTAAAGCCGCCATAGCAGTGAAGCGAAGGTTAATAAGGGAAGAAACTGAGAGGCAAGCGGAGCTAGAAAGGCAAAGATTTGAGGCCGAGCAGCAAGCTGAACTCGAAAGACAACAGAAGGAAGAAGAGCAAGCAAGGATGCTTGCTGAAATGCAGAGACAGTCTGAACAGGAAAGGTTGCAAGAAGCAATTAGAGAGGCGCAGAAACGGGAGGAGGAAGAGCGTCTTAGGAGAGAGGAAGAACAAAGGCAGAAACTACTCAAAGAAGAAGCTGATAAAAAAGCTAAAGAGGAAGCTGAGAGGCAGAAGGCTGAACTCCAGAAGAAACTGGAAAATGAGGAGAAAGAAAGGGAAGAACGTAGGAGAAGGGTTGAAATGATTATGAAGAGAACTAGGGGGAAAGCTAATGCCAATTTAGCATCTCAGCAG AACTCTCAAGATAAGAATGAGAATGCGTCCGAAGAGAAGCAGCAAGTAAACGAAAATGAACTGAACGtagaaaataaagtaaatgaGAACAAACTGAACGGAACCGCCAAGCAAGAGAACGGAACAGATAGCGCTGCTACTAAAAACGGCAAGGACATTGATGTGGGGATTGTTGACAATAT AATTCCAGATGAAAGTGTAAAGAATGCCAACACAGTAGCCGACACATTAAATGCGGATTCGTTAAACTCAAACAGCACTTGGCAGACCTCGAGTCAGCAGTACGGTAACCTGGtatacaataataatagttaA
- the ens gene encoding ensconsin isoform X4, with protein MMRYHNEISEHINCIRSILVKTLSQENVSKSDVLKVRQYDRDKGGSRHIDHVVDKEARLRSLKERQNEERQKKLEEIKTQALAAQRFKEQKEQERRKRLDEMRVKDDTRRHQVEERKRAINEAERDRLESIIRRNYEREARIESKRKNERSSIVFAFGSSTPRMLDPTDLSVSFWGQRRATSTQNITTTTSAGSNLTRRQSERDLDMGSKKRATSAGGLERAGESLTSPTTPAGCVSGYLGRRRTDLVPTIPSRDSSFHSSTSRKSLNHSPGRAYSMSRLDQLAKPRKPILPALNESSMAPKSSVTRSMSHLAHVGIKLSPRKPLNKADSRSMHQLSPDGPIAPPRVNRATQLRQQRLLLAQQSTSTSEASSRPSSSMSHQSTNSVTSSVNVRHRISSAPRRPRPASIAVTGVTHDAKTATGEKPPIPKARKPLSKTNTSEKIEKIPKIRPAKSPAEETAPKVVAVDKKEATKSAPEKEIKPEPVLIKEATPPPPPAVTENKEATASAVIFQVEEQEVPQPQEPKLIETTPPPQSQIQATVREDNFVQNFINAERNASEESSNAHSAEVLVAPPTEILMQSTTVLTENKQESVESNDMSTSMSKPRITTEEEAKAAIAVKRRLIREETERQAELERQRFEAEQQAELERQQKEEEQARMLAEMQRQSEQERLQEAIREAQKREEEERLRREEEQRQKLLKEEADKKAKEEAERQKAELQKKLENEEKEREERRRRVEMIMKRTRGKANANLASQQNSQDKNENASEEKQQVNENELNVENKVNENKLNGTAKQENGTDSAATKNGKDIDVGIVDNIIPDESVKNANTVADTLNADSLNSNSTWQTSSQQYDS; from the exons TTGATAAAGAAGCAAGGCTGCGCTCCCTCAAAGAACGTCAGAATGAAGAACGCCAGAAGAAACTGGAGGAAATTAAAACACAAGCGTTGGCTGCACAACGATTTAAAGAGCAAAAAGAACAGGAAAGAAGAAAGCGGTTGGATGAAATGCGGGTGAAGGATGATACTAGGAGACATCAAGTTGAAGAAAGGAAACGTGCTATAAATGAAGCAGAACGAGATCGGTTGGAGTCGATCATCAGAAGAAATTACGAAAGGGAAGCAAGAATAGagtcaaaaaggaaaaatgaacGGAGCAGTATTGTGTTCGCCTTTGGGTCTTCGACACCTCGCATGCTGGATCCTACAGATTTAAGTGTGTCGTTTTGGGGGCAGCGAAGAGCTACTTCCACACAAAATATCACCACGACTACCTCAGCTGGGAGCAATCTGACCAGAAGGCAGAGCGAAAGAGATCTGGATATGGGAAGCAAAAAGAGAGCTACTTCAGCAGGTGGGCTGGAAAGAGCTGGGGAAA GTTTGACAAGTCCGACGACACCGGCAGGGTGCGTGAGTGGCTACTTGGGCAGGCGCAGGACCGACTTAGTCCCGACGATACCCTCGAGAGACTCCTCTTTCCATTCGTCCACATCACGCAAGTCTCTCAACCACTCCCCAG GTAGGGCCTATTCAATGTCTCGCTTAGACCAACTGGCTAAGCCAAGGAAACCAATATTGCCGGCCTTAAATGAATCCAGTATGGCCCCCAAAAGCTCGGTGACTCGTAGCATGAGTCATTTAGCTCATGTGGGCATCAAGTTATCTCCCCGAAAACCTCTTAACAAGGCGGATAGTCGCAGTATGCACCAACTGAGTCCAGATGGGCCTATAGCCCCACCTAGGGTGAACCGGGCTACTCAATTAAGACAGCAGAGGTTGCTGTTGGCCCAGCAGTCGACTAGTACCAGTGAGG cCTCATCTAGGCCGAGCAGCTCTATGAGCCACCAGAGCACAAACAGCGTTACGAGTTCAGTGAATGTTAGGCATCGCATCTCAAGCGCCCCTCGCAGGCCTCGCCCCGCTAGCATTGCTGTTACTGGGGTTACACACGACGCAAAAACTGCCACGGGAGAAAAGCCGCCGATCCCCAAGGCCCGGAAACCTTTATCTAAGACAAACACGTCGGAAAAGATCgagaaaattccaaaaatcaggCCTGCCAAATCACCCGCAGAGGAAACAGCCCCTAAAGTTGTTGCGGTTGATAAAAAGGAAGCTACTAAATCAGCTCCCGAAAAAGAGATCAAGCCTGAGCCAGTGCTAATCAAGGAAGCAACTCCTCCACCTCCACCTGCAGTTACTGAAAATAA GGAAGCAACAGCATCAGCAGTGATATTTCAAGTAGAGGAGCAAGAAGTTCCTCAGCCCCAGGAACCCAAATTAATCGAAACAACGCCTCCACCTCAGTCACAAATTCAAGCAACCGTCCGTGAAGACAACTTTGTCCAAAACTTCATTAACGCTGAAAGAAATGCCTCGGAAGAATCGTCCAACGCCCATTCTGCCGAGGTTTTAGTGGCTCCACCAACCGAGATTTTAATGCAATCTACAACAGTGCTCACAGAAAACAAGCAAGAATCTGTTGAATCAAATGACATGTCAACATCCATGTCTAAGCCACGAATTACAACCGAAGAAGAGGCTAAAGCCGCCATAGCAGTGAAGCGAAGGTTAATAAGGGAAGAAACTGAGAGGCAAGCGGAGCTAGAAAGGCAAAGATTTGAGGCCGAGCAGCAAGCTGAACTCGAAAGACAACAGAAGGAAGAAGAGCAAGCAAGGATGCTTGCTGAAATGCAGAGACAGTCTGAACAGGAAAGGTTGCAAGAAGCAATTAGAGAGGCGCAGAAACGGGAGGAGGAAGAGCGTCTTAGGAGAGAGGAAGAACAAAGGCAGAAACTACTCAAAGAAGAAGCTGATAAAAAAGCTAAAGAGGAAGCTGAGAGGCAGAAGGCTGAACTCCAGAAGAAACTGGAAAATGAGGAGAAAGAAAGGGAAGAACGTAGGAGAAGGGTTGAAATGATTATGAAGAGAACTAGGGGGAAAGCTAATGCCAATTTAGCATCTCAGCAG AACTCTCAAGATAAGAATGAGAATGCGTCCGAAGAGAAGCAGCAAGTAAACGAAAATGAACTGAACGtagaaaataaagtaaatgaGAACAAACTGAACGGAACCGCCAAGCAAGAGAACGGAACAGATAGCGCTGCTACTAAAAACGGCAAGGACATTGATGTGGGGATTGTTGACAATAT AATTCCAGATGAAAGTGTAAAGAATGCCAACACAGTAGCCGACACATTAAATGCGGATTCGTTAAACTCAAACAGCACTTGGCAGACCTCGAGTCAGCAGTACG ATTCTTAG
- the ens gene encoding ensconsin isoform X2, giving the protein MMRYHNEISEHINCIRSILVKTLSQENVSKSDVLKVRQYDRDKGGSRHIDHVVDKEARLRSLKERQNEERQKKLEEIKTQALAAQRFKEQKEQERRKRLDEMRVKDDTRRHQVEERKRAINEAERDRLESIIRRNYEREARIESKRKNERSSIVFAFGSSTPRMLDPTDLSVSFWGQRRATSTQNITTTTSAGSNLTRRQSERDLDMGSKKRATSAGGLERAGESLTSPTTPAGCVSGYLGRRRTDLVPTIPSRDSSFHSSTSRKSLNHSPGRAYSMSRLDQLAKPRKPILPALNESSMAPKSSVTRSMSHLAHVGIKLSPRKPLNKADSRSMHQLSPDGPIAPPRVNRATQLRQQRLLLAQQSTSTSEASSRPSSSMSHQSTNSVTSSVNVRHRISSAPRRPRPASIAVTGVTHDAKTATGEKPPIPKARKPLSKTNTSEKIEKIPKIRPAKSPAEETAPKVVAVDKKEATKSAPEKEIKPEPVLIKEATPPPPPAVTENKEATASAVIFQVEEQEVPQPQEPKLIETTPPPQSQIQATVREDNFVQNFINAERNASEESSNAHSAEVLVAPPTEILMQSTTVLTENKQESVESNDMSTSMSKPRITTEEEAKAAIAVKRRLIREETERQAELERQRFEAEQQAELERQQKEEEQARMLAEMQRQSEQERLQEAIREAQKREEEERLRREEEQRQKLLKEEADKKAKEEAERQKAELQKKLENEEKEREERRRRVEMIMKRTRGKANANLASQQNSQDKNENASEEKQQVNENELNVENKVNENKLNGTAKQENGTDSAATKNGKDIDVGIVDNIIPDESVKNANTVADTLNADSLNSNSTWQTSSQQFLDVS; this is encoded by the exons TTGATAAAGAAGCAAGGCTGCGCTCCCTCAAAGAACGTCAGAATGAAGAACGCCAGAAGAAACTGGAGGAAATTAAAACACAAGCGTTGGCTGCACAACGATTTAAAGAGCAAAAAGAACAGGAAAGAAGAAAGCGGTTGGATGAAATGCGGGTGAAGGATGATACTAGGAGACATCAAGTTGAAGAAAGGAAACGTGCTATAAATGAAGCAGAACGAGATCGGTTGGAGTCGATCATCAGAAGAAATTACGAAAGGGAAGCAAGAATAGagtcaaaaaggaaaaatgaacGGAGCAGTATTGTGTTCGCCTTTGGGTCTTCGACACCTCGCATGCTGGATCCTACAGATTTAAGTGTGTCGTTTTGGGGGCAGCGAAGAGCTACTTCCACACAAAATATCACCACGACTACCTCAGCTGGGAGCAATCTGACCAGAAGGCAGAGCGAAAGAGATCTGGATATGGGAAGCAAAAAGAGAGCTACTTCAGCAGGTGGGCTGGAAAGAGCTGGGGAAA GTTTGACAAGTCCGACGACACCGGCAGGGTGCGTGAGTGGCTACTTGGGCAGGCGCAGGACCGACTTAGTCCCGACGATACCCTCGAGAGACTCCTCTTTCCATTCGTCCACATCACGCAAGTCTCTCAACCACTCCCCAG GTAGGGCCTATTCAATGTCTCGCTTAGACCAACTGGCTAAGCCAAGGAAACCAATATTGCCGGCCTTAAATGAATCCAGTATGGCCCCCAAAAGCTCGGTGACTCGTAGCATGAGTCATTTAGCTCATGTGGGCATCAAGTTATCTCCCCGAAAACCTCTTAACAAGGCGGATAGTCGCAGTATGCACCAACTGAGTCCAGATGGGCCTATAGCCCCACCTAGGGTGAACCGGGCTACTCAATTAAGACAGCAGAGGTTGCTGTTGGCCCAGCAGTCGACTAGTACCAGTGAGG cCTCATCTAGGCCGAGCAGCTCTATGAGCCACCAGAGCACAAACAGCGTTACGAGTTCAGTGAATGTTAGGCATCGCATCTCAAGCGCCCCTCGCAGGCCTCGCCCCGCTAGCATTGCTGTTACTGGGGTTACACACGACGCAAAAACTGCCACGGGAGAAAAGCCGCCGATCCCCAAGGCCCGGAAACCTTTATCTAAGACAAACACGTCGGAAAAGATCgagaaaattccaaaaatcaggCCTGCCAAATCACCCGCAGAGGAAACAGCCCCTAAAGTTGTTGCGGTTGATAAAAAGGAAGCTACTAAATCAGCTCCCGAAAAAGAGATCAAGCCTGAGCCAGTGCTAATCAAGGAAGCAACTCCTCCACCTCCACCTGCAGTTACTGAAAATAA GGAAGCAACAGCATCAGCAGTGATATTTCAAGTAGAGGAGCAAGAAGTTCCTCAGCCCCAGGAACCCAAATTAATCGAAACAACGCCTCCACCTCAGTCACAAATTCAAGCAACCGTCCGTGAAGACAACTTTGTCCAAAACTTCATTAACGCTGAAAGAAATGCCTCGGAAGAATCGTCCAACGCCCATTCTGCCGAGGTTTTAGTGGCTCCACCAACCGAGATTTTAATGCAATCTACAACAGTGCTCACAGAAAACAAGCAAGAATCTGTTGAATCAAATGACATGTCAACATCCATGTCTAAGCCACGAATTACAACCGAAGAAGAGGCTAAAGCCGCCATAGCAGTGAAGCGAAGGTTAATAAGGGAAGAAACTGAGAGGCAAGCGGAGCTAGAAAGGCAAAGATTTGAGGCCGAGCAGCAAGCTGAACTCGAAAGACAACAGAAGGAAGAAGAGCAAGCAAGGATGCTTGCTGAAATGCAGAGACAGTCTGAACAGGAAAGGTTGCAAGAAGCAATTAGAGAGGCGCAGAAACGGGAGGAGGAAGAGCGTCTTAGGAGAGAGGAAGAACAAAGGCAGAAACTACTCAAAGAAGAAGCTGATAAAAAAGCTAAAGAGGAAGCTGAGAGGCAGAAGGCTGAACTCCAGAAGAAACTGGAAAATGAGGAGAAAGAAAGGGAAGAACGTAGGAGAAGGGTTGAAATGATTATGAAGAGAACTAGGGGGAAAGCTAATGCCAATTTAGCATCTCAGCAG AACTCTCAAGATAAGAATGAGAATGCGTCCGAAGAGAAGCAGCAAGTAAACGAAAATGAACTGAACGtagaaaataaagtaaatgaGAACAAACTGAACGGAACCGCCAAGCAAGAGAACGGAACAGATAGCGCTGCTACTAAAAACGGCAAGGACATTGATGTGGGGATTGTTGACAATAT AATTCCAGATGAAAGTGTAAAGAATGCCAACACAGTAGCCGACACATTAAATGCGGATTCGTTAAACTCAAACAGCACTTGGCAGACCTCGAGTCAGCA ATTCTTAGATGTGAGCTGA
- the ens gene encoding ensconsin isoform X7 codes for MMRYHNEISEHINCIRSILVKTLSQENVSKSDVLKVRQYDRDKGGSRHIDHVVDKEARLRSLKERQNEERQKKLEEIKTQALAAQRFKEQKEQERRKRLDEMRVKDDTRRHQVEERKRAINEAERDRLESIIRRNYEREARIESKRKNERSSIVFAFGSSTPRMLDPTDLSVSFWGQRRATSTQNITTTTSAGSNLTRRQSERDLDMGSKKRATSAGGLERAGESLTSPTTPAGCVSGYLGRRRTDLVPTIPSRDSSFHSSTSRKSLNHSPASSRPSSSMSHQSTNSVTSSVNVRHRISSAPRRPRPASIAVTGVTHDAKTATGEKPPIPKARKPLSKTNTSEKIEKIPKIRPAKSPAEETAPKVVAVDKKEATKSAPEKEIKPEPVLIKEATPPPPPAVTENKEATASAVIFQVEEQEVPQPQEPKLIETTPPPQSQIQATVREDNFVQNFINAERNASEESSNAHSAEVLVAPPTEILMQSTTVLTENKQESVESNDMSTSMSKPRITTEEEAKAAIAVKRRLIREETERQAELERQRFEAEQQAELERQQKEEEQARMLAEMQRQSEQERLQEAIREAQKREEEERLRREEEQRQKLLKEEADKKAKEEAERQKAELQKKLENEEKEREERRRRVEMIMKRTRGKANANLASQQNSQDKNENASEEKQQVNENELNVENKVNENKLNGTAKQENGTDSAATKNGKDIDVGIVDNIIPDESVKNANTVADTLNADSLNSNSTWQTSSQQYGNLVYNNNS; via the exons TTGATAAAGAAGCAAGGCTGCGCTCCCTCAAAGAACGTCAGAATGAAGAACGCCAGAAGAAACTGGAGGAAATTAAAACACAAGCGTTGGCTGCACAACGATTTAAAGAGCAAAAAGAACAGGAAAGAAGAAAGCGGTTGGATGAAATGCGGGTGAAGGATGATACTAGGAGACATCAAGTTGAAGAAAGGAAACGTGCTATAAATGAAGCAGAACGAGATCGGTTGGAGTCGATCATCAGAAGAAATTACGAAAGGGAAGCAAGAATAGagtcaaaaaggaaaaatgaacGGAGCAGTATTGTGTTCGCCTTTGGGTCTTCGACACCTCGCATGCTGGATCCTACAGATTTAAGTGTGTCGTTTTGGGGGCAGCGAAGAGCTACTTCCACACAAAATATCACCACGACTACCTCAGCTGGGAGCAATCTGACCAGAAGGCAGAGCGAAAGAGATCTGGATATGGGAAGCAAAAAGAGAGCTACTTCAGCAGGTGGGCTGGAAAGAGCTGGGGAAA GTTTGACAAGTCCGACGACACCGGCAGGGTGCGTGAGTGGCTACTTGGGCAGGCGCAGGACCGACTTAGTCCCGACGATACCCTCGAGAGACTCCTCTTTCCATTCGTCCACATCACGCAAGTCTCTCAACCACTCCCCAG cCTCATCTAGGCCGAGCAGCTCTATGAGCCACCAGAGCACAAACAGCGTTACGAGTTCAGTGAATGTTAGGCATCGCATCTCAAGCGCCCCTCGCAGGCCTCGCCCCGCTAGCATTGCTGTTACTGGGGTTACACACGACGCAAAAACTGCCACGGGAGAAAAGCCGCCGATCCCCAAGGCCCGGAAACCTTTATCTAAGACAAACACGTCGGAAAAGATCgagaaaattccaaaaatcaggCCTGCCAAATCACCCGCAGAGGAAACAGCCCCTAAAGTTGTTGCGGTTGATAAAAAGGAAGCTACTAAATCAGCTCCCGAAAAAGAGATCAAGCCTGAGCCAGTGCTAATCAAGGAAGCAACTCCTCCACCTCCACCTGCAGTTACTGAAAATAA GGAAGCAACAGCATCAGCAGTGATATTTCAAGTAGAGGAGCAAGAAGTTCCTCAGCCCCAGGAACCCAAATTAATCGAAACAACGCCTCCACCTCAGTCACAAATTCAAGCAACCGTCCGTGAAGACAACTTTGTCCAAAACTTCATTAACGCTGAAAGAAATGCCTCGGAAGAATCGTCCAACGCCCATTCTGCCGAGGTTTTAGTGGCTCCACCAACCGAGATTTTAATGCAATCTACAACAGTGCTCACAGAAAACAAGCAAGAATCTGTTGAATCAAATGACATGTCAACATCCATGTCTAAGCCACGAATTACAACCGAAGAAGAGGCTAAAGCCGCCATAGCAGTGAAGCGAAGGTTAATAAGGGAAGAAACTGAGAGGCAAGCGGAGCTAGAAAGGCAAAGATTTGAGGCCGAGCAGCAAGCTGAACTCGAAAGACAACAGAAGGAAGAAGAGCAAGCAAGGATGCTTGCTGAAATGCAGAGACAGTCTGAACAGGAAAGGTTGCAAGAAGCAATTAGAGAGGCGCAGAAACGGGAGGAGGAAGAGCGTCTTAGGAGAGAGGAAGAACAAAGGCAGAAACTACTCAAAGAAGAAGCTGATAAAAAAGCTAAAGAGGAAGCTGAGAGGCAGAAGGCTGAACTCCAGAAGAAACTGGAAAATGAGGAGAAAGAAAGGGAAGAACGTAGGAGAAGGGTTGAAATGATTATGAAGAGAACTAGGGGGAAAGCTAATGCCAATTTAGCATCTCAGCAG AACTCTCAAGATAAGAATGAGAATGCGTCCGAAGAGAAGCAGCAAGTAAACGAAAATGAACTGAACGtagaaaataaagtaaatgaGAACAAACTGAACGGAACCGCCAAGCAAGAGAACGGAACAGATAGCGCTGCTACTAAAAACGGCAAGGACATTGATGTGGGGATTGTTGACAATAT AATTCCAGATGAAAGTGTAAAGAATGCCAACACAGTAGCCGACACATTAAATGCGGATTCGTTAAACTCAAACAGCACTTGGCAGACCTCGAGTCAGCAGTACGGTAACCTGGtatacaataataatagttaA